The genomic segment GCGGactaaattattttgaaatacagtcttagattataatttatgtactaatttattCAACCTGAAAGCTGAAAGACGTGATCACAGGAGTCTATTGCATGCAGCCGTCCACGACTTCCTGATCACACATTTATGCAAGATGCTGCTTCTCCTCCTTGAACTCGTGatctcctgatcacatgacatcAGCTATACCGGTTAATCCAAGACTCCTATTCAAGATAGAATCTGGAATATCTCGCCTTATACCACATACTAAACGGCCCCATATAGTATACTTTTCTATAGCACAAACCTGAATTAATCAGATCAGTAAGTTCTGAACACCGGTTTCTACTCCTTGAATCCGTGATCTCCAGGTCACATGGCATCAACTACACCAGTTAATCCAAGACTCCTCTTCAAGATAGAATCTGAGATATCTCACCTTATCCCACGCACTAAATGACCCATTATCGTATACTTTTCTATAACACAAACTCAAGTTAATCAATCAGAATACCgaataaatagtttttttttttattttccatccgGTGCTCGATACCCGTATTGGAGCTTTACTACTCCGAATTCGTGTCGGGTAGGGCCCTATTCGGGGATAACGCTCCCtaccaagaattttttcatactcagggctcgaacccgagacttctaattaatagataaatagttgaGTCAAGTCAAGTCAACCACCTAACTATATGACAAAAGCACACAGTATTTGAAAGCAAAAAAGTCTATAAAATCAGAGTTGACCAGTATTGAGTATTCACATTTATCCCAACACACACCATAATTATCACAATCATCTTTctcaattcttgaaaaaaaaaaaaaattcaactaaatgCTCATAcaaaccaagaaaaaataaaaaaaatgtccaaaataataACACCCAAAATCTCATTTTCCTTTCTGATATTCCTGTTGTTGATAACACATGGAAATTCACAGCAAAATTCAGATCAAGAAAAGGCCATTTTACTCAACTTACAAAAACATTGGTCTAATTCACCTAATGTAACCAAATGGGATGTTACATTAGACCATTGTACATGGCCTGGAATTCGTTGTAAAAACAATTCAGTTTCAGGTATTCAACTAACTCATGGTAATatatcaaaaccaattccaaaattCATTTGTTATCTTAAAAATCTCAGTTTTCTTGATTTGAGTTTTAATTTCCTCCCTGGAAATTTCCCTGATATTTACACCTGCACTAATCTTGAATACCTAGACCTGTCTTACAACTACCTGAATGGTACTCTCCCTGATGAGATTAACCGTCTTTCGGTTAATCTTAAGTACCTTAATCTAACTGCTAATAACTTCAATGGTGATATACCTAAAGTTATTGGTGGATTAAGAGagttgaaggttcttgaactcgcTGCGAATTTGTTTGACAGATCTTTTCCTGAAGAGTTAGGTGATTTGGTGAATCTTGAGAAGCTCGTGTTGAGCTTGAACAGGTTTGCTCCACAAGGGATACCGTCGAGGTTCACtcagttgaagaagttgaaatATTTTTGGATGACGGAGGCGAATTTGGTGGGAGATATACCAGAAGGTATTGTTAATATGACAAGTCTTGAGTATTTGGACTTGTCTATTAATAGGTTGAGTGGTAGTATTCCAGCTGGTTTGTTTCAGCTCAAGAATCTGAGTGTTGTGTTTTTGTATAACAACAGATTGTCCGGGATCATTCCGCAATCTGTTATGTCAATGGATTTGGATGTTGTTGATCTGTGTAACAACAGTTTGATTGGGAGGATACCGGAGGACTTTGGGAAGTTGATGAAGTTGACTGGATTGTCGTTGTTTTACAATCAGTTGTCCGGTGAGATACCGATGAGTATTGGGAAGTTACCATCACTGGTGAATGTTAAGTTGTTTGGTAACAATTTATCAGGCGAAATTCCGCCTGATTTTGGTCGATTTTCGAATCTTGAAGACTTTCAAGTTTCAGAAAATCGACTTGTCGGTAAGTTACCTGAGGGGATTTGTAATAACAAGGTGTTATCTAAGATGATTGCTTTTGGGAACAATCTTGAAGGTGAATTGCCAGTTTCACTTGGAAGTTGTGACAGTTTGAAGTCTCTTCGAGTTGAGAATAACCGTCTTTCTGGTGATATACCAGATGGATTGTGGAGAGGAGAGAAGTTGTCGACGGTTACGATGAATGATAACTCGTTCACCGGTCGACTTCCACGTAGAGTGGGATCGAATCTATCGCGAGTTGATATCAGCAAGAACAAATTTTCGGGGGAATTACCAAGTGGAATGGGTACTTGGTACAGTCTAAGTGTGTTCAGGGCAAGTAATAATCTCTTAAGTGGTCAAATCCCTCAAGAATTGACTGTTCTTCCACAACTAACTCAACTTTTTCTTGATGGTAATCGACTTACCGGAGAATTTCCCTCGAATATATCGTCGTGGAAGTCACTTGTCACTTTAAATAGTAACAGAAATCAGTTATCAGGTCCTATTCCTGCTGCACTTGGCCTTTTACCAAGCCTGATTGATTTGGACTTGTCAAGTAATCAATTTTCAGGTGATATTCCAGCTGAATTAGGTAACTTGAAGTTAACTTCACTTAACCTGTCGTCCAATCGCCTGTCGGGTAGAATCCCAGCTCAGTTGGAGAATGCAGCTTTCGGTAGGAGCTTCTTGAATAATCCCGGTCTTTGTGCAAGTAATCCATCGGTAGGACTCGCGGCTTGTAAGGGGGAAAACAAGTCGGACAAGTTTCCGGTTGGACTTGTTGCTGCTCTAGCTAGTGTAGCAGCAGTTACTTTGCTGGTGGCAATTCTATATGGCCTGTTTGTGTGGAGAAGTCACAGAAAAAGAAAGCAAGAATTAGTTTCGACATGGAAACAAACGTCGTTCCATAAGTTAGACTTCACAGAATCAGACATTATATCCAGTCTGACCGAAAACAATGTAATTGGAAGTGGAGGATCAGGACAGGTTTACCTTGTTCCCTTACGTCGATCAGGCGATTATGTTGCTGTAAAGAGGATTTGGAGCAGCCAAAGGTTGGATCTCAAGCACGAGAAACAGTTTCTTGCAGAAGTTCAGATACTAGGCACGATTCGACACTCCAATATAGTAAAACTCCTATGCTTCATCTTCAACGAAGAGTCGAGACTTCTTGTCTACGAATATATGGAGAATAGGAGCTTGGATATATGGCTTCACTCGAAGAAGAGGTTGAACATTGCCTCGGCATCAGCACCACATCTACTCTTGGAATGGCCTAAGAGGCTGCAAATCGCAATAGGAGCTGCTCGCGGTCTTTGCTACATGCACCACGACTGCTCACCGCCTATTATTCATCGTGATGTGAAGTCAAGCAACATCCTATTGGATAATCAATTCAATGCCAAAATCGCAGAttttggccttgccaggatgttACTCAAGCCCGGAGATAACACGGTGACAGCTGTAGCTGGCTCTTTCGGGTACATTGCCCCAggtataaaaccatcaaaacCTATGTATAACATCATTATGAGTATTGCTAAATGCTAATACATGCTGATATTTTCATGTTGGTATTTCAGAGTATGCTCGGAAAACTAGAGTGACGGAGAAAATTGATGTGTATAGCTTTGGAGTCATACTTTTGGAACTGGTGACCGGAAAAGAAGCCAATCTCGGAGATGAAGATTCATGTCTTGCAGACTGGGCGTGGCGCCACATTCAAAAAGGAAAACCTATGGCTGACGCGTTGGATGAGGACATCAAAGAAACGCGATACTGGGAAGAAATCTTCATTGTGTTTAAGCTCGGAATCTTTTGCACCAGCACATTCCCTTCATCAAGGCCTACAATGAAGGAAGTTCTGCAAATCTTGATCCAATGTAGCAGCAACAGTTCACCTACATCtggagaaaagaaaaatgaaaccgAACATGATGTTTCGCCACTCCTCAAAAATTCAAGGAGGGAGAAGATCGAAGAAAATGACGGTGTTGGTTTTACATCACTCATTTGATGGCATTACAAGTATCGCTAACTGATAAAGTTGCTGCATTGTGATCAGGAAGTCACTGGTTTCAAGCTGTATAAGACTatgtacaatagacccttgtggtccgacCAACccttagtgcactgggctgcctttttttttttcacgatATGATTATAGAGTAAGAAATAGCAAAGAATAAGACCAAAAGATAATGTATTAGGCAGTGAACACTAGCATTGTACATTGTGCATCAGATTCATAGTGTTTGCTTTAATATTATTCTGCTACAAAAGTTTTGCTTTACCAatgttttcttgttttctttactCATTGAAGGGGAGCGTttgagtaactggtaaagttgttactatgtgaccaggaggtcacaggttcaagccttggaaacaacctctggcagaaatgGTAAGACTctgtacaatacacccttgtggtggggtccttccccgaacaccgcgcatagcggtagttttagtgcaccgggctgccctttttaatGTTTTCTTTACTCATCAAATAACTGTCAAAAAGGAACAGTAAAACAAGAAAGATTGAACTACCTCAGTACTATTAACTTTCTGGCAGCAACAAATCTTGGAAAGATTACACAAAAATGTGGCAACTAGAAGAACTTTATTTATATCCTAGCTTTATTTCTGCCTAGTGAGGAAAAAAACTACGTTTACATTTGGATAACGATGATCCTTAAGAGGCACCAATAGTGAAAATGTCAGCATATTCGTGTTTAGCTGAACCATGGCTCACTTCAAACTTCAAAGCTCAATCTTGCACGACATCCACAGGTAAATCGTTTCGGAGAAGAAAGTAAGAAGAGTGTTCTCTTTGTCACTCTTACCGTGATCAAGATTCGTCAAGTCCAAGGTATTGTGAATGAGATGCAGCCAAAAGTGCTGCGCCAACGCCTGAACCATCGCTCGAGAGCTCAATGACTATGCTGTCAGCGGCGTCTCCCAGTAACTCTTTAATAGTTCCTTCCATGCAATTTCTGAACTTTGTGTAATGCTCGAACAATGCACCATCTACAGCTACGACAGACCTATGCTTCTCTCCGTTCTTCAAAGTGTCTATTCCTAATTTCTTGAGGATCCCCACGATCCCTGCTGCAGAAAGATGAGCTCCACGAGAGGTGATAATGTCGCATAGCTCCACAACTATTTTCCTCGTTTTCAAGGTAGAATTAGGCACCTATAACCAAAAATATTGGCATATAAGATGAGAAATATGTCGATCTCCACTTAAGCCAAGACAGCTTAGTGATACTCCATGGTCTAAATTCAGGTGTTAAAAAAAAGggaagcccggtgcactaaagctaccgctatgcgcagtgtcaggggaagggccccaccacaagggtgtatcgtacgcagccttaccttgcatttctgctagagactgtttccaagggttgaacctgtgacctcctggtcacatggcagcaactttaccagttactccaaggctccccttcttgGTCTAAACTCAGATAAAGGACAAAAAAGACGAAAAGCTTCTAAGAGTGATAACGTTCCACTTTCAGTCAAACGTTTGATCTTAATAcctctaagatatccttcaacttatTGCCAACCACCTTGAGATCAGCAGACTCGTCGTGATGCATAGCAGCCATGTCCGGAGTCCTGCATGCGTGGCAGTTAATGCTTCAAAATTGATATATGCTAAATAAATGTATACAAACCTAGTCCGATCTGAAGCATAACTTACATTGTAAGAGATTAGTGCAACTACATAAACCTTAAGTTGCATTACGGAAGTAATTTTCATGGAGAACTTGATGAATGCGCGACAGAATTGCATGAAAAAAGAAACCAACCAAACAAGATAATGACTTAAACTAAAAGGCAGCCAGGTCTACTAAAGCATCCGTTATGTGTGGAGACCGGGGAAGGGCCGAACCACAAGGGTCTAACGTACGCAGAATCTAGCTTAAACTCATTATATAGAATCTAGCTTCTCACTTGTGGCAGAATGATAGACTTTTTCCTTCCGAAGTAATTCTATTTTTAAGTAGTCTCAAACAATGCGTTATGGCGTTGAAAGTAAACTTAGACGAAGAAACTACTATCTGCAGTGGACGCGACACCAATTGGAGATCTTTTTCAGTTTTCCACCTTCTCGTCATGTCTCCTATCGGTTGTGtttatttgttgaaattttctTAGAAGAGATGAGTGGGGTTTGCGGCTGCCAAAACGCAAATCACTGCCATAACAAATGTGTCGATCAAAGCAATACGCTACCTCAATATGAACGGAATTTTCAGTCTCTGTGGTACATAATCACCGAATAATGAAGCTTCTTCAGCCATTCTACACAATACTCTACGCAAAATTTCTCCGAGATACATGCCAGAAATCATCTTCTCATAAATCTGCGCAGTTTCCAGACGTTCAAACGTCAGATGTAAGATAGAAGATGTTGAAAGGGAAGGAATTATCGTCTTTGTTACCTGTTCCGCGGGGTTTAAACTCTCAGCATCAAGATTTTGGTCATATTCTGTTACTGGAAGATGTGTCGAATGGAAATTACCCCATTCCATGTTGATTACCTTCAAAGACAAAGGGAgaatacttttaaaaatatgaattaagtCGGGAAGGTTGTATGAGATGTCGCAAGCATCTACCATCTCTCCTGATTTCGGCAGCAGGCCATGCCATTTCGGAATCGCGTGTGCCCGCTCAACATATGCTGCATTGGTTCCAGTACCCAATATTACGGCAGCAATGACATCAGGATTATTGTACCGACCTCCTGCTAACGTTCCAACAGTATCGTTGACCTAAACAACCGAGTCAACTAAGAAATTCAGGTTCAGGAATTGTCAAACATACAAAAATCTAATACACGAACGCCATCAGCTCACTTCTATATTATAGAATTTGATTGGGAGCAAAACTTACTAAAGCAGCCACACGCACATCGAGGTCGACCCTTTCCATTGCTTTTGTTAATTCCCCAACCACATCTTGGCCAACCTATGTCAGATTCCTTGCGGAGTTCAGCATTGACATACAATATAACGTTGGAAATGAAATcttataaagtaaattaaatcaACTCAGCGAAAAAGCAATGAAATACTACATTGCTCGGACTCAGATCATTCAAAAGGTACTgcttttgaaggatccaacatgCACCTGGCTACATTTTTGAAGATTATTTCAAAAACTTTGCATGTATGAAGTATTATGCATTAAATCCTCATCAATGCAAAAATGTACATCaaaataactcgactaaatctaagGTTCATTGTTGGGCACGATCAATCGGAAGTGAAAATCAGAAACTCTGTAGGACTAACCACATCTTCTATGGAGAAGCCCTTTGTCCATTTAATAAGAGTTCCTGATGCAATCGACAATTGTTTCACTGGGAAAGAGAAGGTAAAGCCTAACTCCCTTTGTCTACCGGGTGGAAGATGAAAATCATCACCTTCTGTAGCTACGAATTCTGCAAGTGCCGTGgcaataaaatcaaataacaccTGCGATTACCAGTTTGAAGTTTAATCGTACGAGTATATCCTTGAATGGATTAAAAAAGTTGCAGGCTCCACAGGTGATAGAGCTTAAGACTTACATCGGATGATGATCCAGCCATCACATTCTGTGGAATTGAAACTTCTTTAACTTCATGTTTAACTATACGGTTTTCTTTCCCACCCAACTGCACACGCATCACACGGAAGTTTGTACCGCCTAGATCCAATGCATAAAACAGACCTTGTTCGTCCCTAAGATGAAGGAATAAAAGTAATACCAGACATTAACTTGAAGTAAATATACAagatatacacacacaaataCTCATCCAGTTATTAACTTAGCTAATAAAAGCATCATGAGTTTGCCAATGAATCATTTGAACAAACGCAAAAGTTTGACACGGCTTCACCCCACTGACTCCAAATGACCAGAAGCTAATATCAAGAGATAACACCTCCAATTGACGCAGAACCAAAATTTGATGTTTGTAGGTTCAAAACTTGTCGCCCAACACATAGCTCGTTTTAGTTACTGTGTTCGCAATTAGAAATTTACACATATTTAATGAACTTCTTAGTAATATAAATATAGGGCATAAGAAAAAGATAAGAGATTAGTCTGAACCCGTAGCTAATactgtagctccgcccctgccTCCATGATCGCAACTTTACT from the Capsicum annuum cultivar UCD-10X-F1 chromosome 9, UCD10Xv1.1, whole genome shotgun sequence genome contains:
- the LOC107840970 gene encoding receptor-like protein kinase 5, which codes for MSKIITPKISFSFLIFLLLITHGNSQQNSDQEKAILLNLQKHWSNSPNVTKWDVTLDHCTWPGIRCKNNSVSGIQLTHGNISKPIPKFICYLKNLSFLDLSFNFLPGNFPDIYTCTNLEYLDLSYNYLNGTLPDEINRLSVNLKYLNLTANNFNGDIPKVIGGLRELKVLELAANLFDRSFPEELGDLVNLEKLVLSLNRFAPQGIPSRFTQLKKLKYFWMTEANLVGDIPEGIVNMTSLEYLDLSINRLSGSIPAGLFQLKNLSVVFLYNNRLSGIIPQSVMSMDLDVVDLCNNSLIGRIPEDFGKLMKLTGLSLFYNQLSGEIPMSIGKLPSLVNVKLFGNNLSGEIPPDFGRFSNLEDFQVSENRLVGKLPEGICNNKVLSKMIAFGNNLEGELPVSLGSCDSLKSLRVENNRLSGDIPDGLWRGEKLSTVTMNDNSFTGRLPRRVGSNLSRVDISKNKFSGELPSGMGTWYSLSVFRASNNLLSGQIPQELTVLPQLTQLFLDGNRLTGEFPSNISSWKSLVTLNSNRNQLSGPIPAALGLLPSLIDLDLSSNQFSGDIPAELGNLKLTSLNLSSNRLSGRIPAQLENAAFGRSFLNNPGLCASNPSVGLAACKGENKSDKFPVGLVAALASVAAVTLLVAILYGLFVWRSHRKRKQELVSTWKQTSFHKLDFTESDIISSLTENNVIGSGGSGQVYLVPLRRSGDYVAVKRIWSSQRLDLKHEKQFLAEVQILGTIRHSNIVKLLCFIFNEESRLLVYEYMENRSLDIWLHSKKRLNIASASAPHLLLEWPKRLQIAIGAARGLCYMHHDCSPPIIHRDVKSSNILLDNQFNAKIADFGLARMLLKPGDNTVTAVAGSFGYIAPEYARKTRVTEKIDVYSFGVILLELVTGKEANLGDEDSCLADWAWRHIQKGKPMADALDEDIKETRYWEEIFIVFKLGIFCTSTFPSSRPTMKEVLQILIQCSSNSSPTSGEKKNETEHDVSPLLKNSRREKIEENDGVGFTSLI
- the LOC107840969 gene encoding hexokinase-2 isoform X2 → MGKLVVFVAVVCSAAAAVMLMKRRMKNCGEWEKAMAILKEFEEKCATSVGKLRQVADAMSVEMHAGLASEGGSKLKMLISYVDNLPTGDEQGLFYALDLGGTNFRVMRVQLGGKENRIVKHEVKEVSIPQNVMAGSSSDVLFDFIATALAEFVATEGDDFHLPPGRQRELGFTFSFPVKQLSIASGTLIKWTKGFSIEDVVGQDVVGELTKAMERVDLDVRVAALVNDTVGTLAGGRYNNPDVIAAVILGTGTNAAYVERAHAIPKWHGLLPKSGEMVINMEWGNFHSTHLPVTEYDQNLDAESLNPAEQIYEKMISGMYLGEILRRVLCRMAEEASLFGDYVPQRLKIPFILRTPDMAAMHHDESADLKVVGNKLKDILEVPNSTLKTRKIVVELCDIITSRGAHLSAAGIVGILKKLGIDTLKNGEKHRSVVAVDGALFEHYTKFRNCMEGTIKELLGDAADSIVIELSSDGSGVGAALLAASHSQYLGLDES
- the LOC107840969 gene encoding hexokinase-2 isoform X4; the encoded protein is MHLCKQKRTTSHRRDEQGLFYALDLGGTNFRVMRVQLGGKENRIVKHEVKEVSIPQNVMAGSSSDVLFDFIATALAEFVATEGDDFHLPPGRQRELGFTFSFPVKQLSIASGTLIKWTKGFSIEDVVGQDVVGELTKAMERVDLDVRVAALVNDTVGTLAGGRYNNPDVIAAVILGTGTNAAYVERAHAIPKWHGLLPKSGEMVINMEWGNFHSTHLPVTEYDQNLDAESLNPAEQIYEKMISGMYLGEILRRVLCRMAEEASLFGDYVPQRLKIPFILRTPDMAAMHHDESADLKVVGNKLKDILEVPNSTLKTRKIVVELCDIITSRGAHLSAAGIVGILKKLGIDTLKNGEKHRSVVAVDGALFEHYTKFRNCMEGTIKELLGDAADSIVIELSSDGSGVGAALLAASHSQYLGLDES
- the LOC107840969 gene encoding hexokinase-2 isoform X5, whose product is MRVQLGGKENRIVKHEVKEVSIPQNVMAGSSSDVLFDFIATALAEFVATEGDDFHLPPGRQRELGFTFSFPVKQLSIASGTLIKWTKGFSIEDVVGQDVVGELTKAMERVDLDVRVAALVNDTVGTLAGGRYNNPDVIAAVILGTGTNAAYVERAHAIPKWHGLLPKSGEMVINMEWGNFHSTHLPVTEYDQNLDAESLNPAEQIYEKMISGMYLGEILRRVLCRMAEEASLFGDYVPQRLKIPFILRTPDMAAMHHDESADLKVVGNKLKDILEVPNSTLKTRKIVVELCDIITSRGAHLSAAGIVGILKKLGIDTLKNGEKHRSVVAVDGALFEHYTKFRNCMEGTIKELLGDAADSIVIELSSDGSGVGAALLAASHSQYLGLDES
- the LOC107840969 gene encoding hexokinase-2 isoform X3 — encoded protein: MYKKIQILLVKMGKLVVCVAVVCTAAVCGAAAVLLMMRRMKNCGEWGKAMAMLKEFEEKCATPVEKLRQVADAMSVEMHAGLASEGGSKLKMLISYVDNLPTGDEQGLFYALDLGGTNFRVMRVQLGGKENRIVKHEVKEVSIPQNVMAGSSSDVGQDVVGELTKAMERVDLDVRVAALVNDTVGTLAGGRYNNPDVIAAVILGTGTNAAYVERAHAIPKWHGLLPKSGEMVINMEWGNFHSTHLPVTEYDQNLDAESLNPAEQIYEKMISGMYLGEILRRVLCRMAEEASLFGDYVPQRLKIPFILRTPDMAAMHHDESADLKVVGNKLKDILEVPNSTLKTRKIVVELCDIITSRGAHLSAAGIVGILKKLGIDTLKNGEKHRSVVAVDGALFEHYTKFRNCMEGTIKELLGDAADSIVIELSSDGSGVGAALLAASHSQYLGLDES
- the LOC107840969 gene encoding hexokinase-2 isoform X1, coding for MYKKIQILLVKMGKLVVCVAVVCTAAVCGAAAVLLMMRRMKNCGEWGKAMAMLKEFEEKCATPVEKLRQVADAMSVEMHAGLASEGGSKLKMLISYVDNLPTGDEQGLFYALDLGGTNFRVMRVQLGGKENRIVKHEVKEVSIPQNVMAGSSSDVLFDFIATALAEFVATEGDDFHLPPGRQRELGFTFSFPVKQLSIASGTLIKWTKGFSIEDVVGQDVVGELTKAMERVDLDVRVAALVNDTVGTLAGGRYNNPDVIAAVILGTGTNAAYVERAHAIPKWHGLLPKSGEMVINMEWGNFHSTHLPVTEYDQNLDAESLNPAEQIYEKMISGMYLGEILRRVLCRMAEEASLFGDYVPQRLKIPFILRTPDMAAMHHDESADLKVVGNKLKDILEVPNSTLKTRKIVVELCDIITSRGAHLSAAGIVGILKKLGIDTLKNGEKHRSVVAVDGALFEHYTKFRNCMEGTIKELLGDAADSIVIELSSDGSGVGAALLAASHSQYLGLDES